From the genome of Sporomusa sphaeroides DSM 2875:
CAAATGAGCATCGAGCTCATCACCCCGATCGCTATCGAAGAAGGTCTGCGTTTCGCTATTCGCGAAGGCGGCCGTACTGTTGGCGCCGGTGTTGTAACCGCTGTTACCGAGTAATAAAAAAAGTTTAACATAGTATCCGGCAAGGGCGGCGTGGCCGCCTTTTGCCAGGATATTGGACCGGCGATGACGTGGAAGGTGGCCCGCACGCGCGGGGAAATTTCCACCGAGAATGTCCGTTCAGAGAAACTGGGCGATAAGGAGGAATAAATAAATGGCTAAACAGCAAAAAATCAGAATCCGCCTCAAGGCGTATGACCACAAGGCGCTTGATCAAAGTGCGGCCAAGATTGTTGAAACCGCAAAACGTACTGGCGCTATGGTTTCCGGCCCTATTCCGCTTCCTACGGAGAAAAACATTTTCACTATTTTGCGTTCACCCCATGTCAACAAAGACTCCCGCGAACAATTTGAAATGCGGACACACAAGCGTCTTATTGACATCCTTGAGCCGACCCCCAAGACGGTAGATGCCTTAATGCGTCTCGACTTGCCGGCTGGTGTGGACATCGAAATCAAGCTGTAGGAGGAGGTGCGATAAATGGCTAAAGGAATTTTAGGAAAAAAACTGGGTATGACCCAAATCTTTACGGCTGAGGGTAGAGTTATTCCGGTTACTGTTATTGAAGCCGGCCCCAACGTCGTAGTACAAAACAAGACAGTTGAAAATGATGGCTACAATGCAGTGCAGCTTGGGTTTGGCGCTGTCAAAGACAAACATGTCAACAAGCCGATGAAGGGTCACTTTGCAAAGGCCAACGTCAAACCGGTAAAATTCATTCGTGAGCTGCGCCTGCCTGGAGCTTCTGAATATACAGTAGGTCAAGTTCTGAGCGCTGATGTATTCAGCGAAGGAGAACTCATTGATGTGACCGGTACTGCTAAAGGAAAAGGCTTTGCCGGCGGCATTAAGCGGCATAACTTTGCTCGTGGACCTATGGGTCACGGTTCCAAATCCCATCGTGAGCCTGGTACCATCGGTTCCAGAATGAGCGGTGGCGGTGGTAAAGTATTCAAAGGCAAGAAACTTCCCGGACGCATGGGCGGACAAAAAGTAACCGTTCAGCGCCTGCAAGTTGTTCGTGTGGATGTGCCCCGTAACCTGCTGTTGGTTAAAGGCGCGGTTCCCGGACCTAAAGGCAGTTTCGTTGTTGTTAGAAATACAGTAAAACCCGTTAAGTAATCTTAGGCTTGCGACTTTGCGGCAAACCGCAAAGCGTGGGCTCATAGCATCGAAAGGAGGATGTGCTATATGCCGAAAGTGGCAATATATGATATGACCGGTGCACAAACCGGTGAAATGGAACTCAATGATAACGTATTTGGCGTAGAAATAAACGAAGCCGTGGTTCATCAGGCTGTTGTTATGCAACTGGCAAGCCAGCGTCAAGGCACTCACGCGACTAAGACCAGAGCAATGGTACGCGGTGGCGGCAGAAAACCCTGGAAACAAAAAGGTACCGGCCGGGCACGGGCTGGCACCATCCGTTCCCCATTGTGGGTGGGTGGCGGCACTGTATTTGGACCGCATCCGCGCAGCTACAAATTCAGCATGCCGAGAAAAGTCCGCCGTTTGGCGATTAAATCAGCACTGACTGCGAAAGTGAATGCTGGTGGCCTGGTGGTTGTTGAAACCATTAATTTTGAAGCTCCAAAAACCAAAGATGTAATAAAATTCCTTGGTAACTTTGAAGCACAGGAAGCCAAAGCCCTCATCATCACCGCAGACAATGACGAGATTGTAGCAAAATCGTCCCGTAACCTTCCTGGTGTAAAAGCCATTGGAACTATTGGACTTAATGTATACGATCTGCTGCACCATGATAAAGTGCTGGTAACCAAAGAGGCAGTCGCCAAGATTGAGGAGGTGCTGGCATAATGGCAAATCCACGCGACGTACTTCTTAGACCATACATTACTGAAAAAACCACAGCATTGATGGCTGAAAACAAATACACTTTTGTTGT
Proteins encoded in this window:
- the rplC gene encoding 50S ribosomal protein L3 yields the protein MAKGILGKKLGMTQIFTAEGRVIPVTVIEAGPNVVVQNKTVENDGYNAVQLGFGAVKDKHVNKPMKGHFAKANVKPVKFIRELRLPGASEYTVGQVLSADVFSEGELIDVTGTAKGKGFAGGIKRHNFARGPMGHGSKSHREPGTIGSRMSGGGGKVFKGKKLPGRMGGQKVTVQRLQVVRVDVPRNLLLVKGAVPGPKGSFVVVRNTVKPVK
- the rplD gene encoding 50S ribosomal protein L4 is translated as MPKVAIYDMTGAQTGEMELNDNVFGVEINEAVVHQAVVMQLASQRQGTHATKTRAMVRGGGRKPWKQKGTGRARAGTIRSPLWVGGGTVFGPHPRSYKFSMPRKVRRLAIKSALTAKVNAGGLVVVETINFEAPKTKDVIKFLGNFEAQEAKALIITADNDEIVAKSSRNLPGVKAIGTIGLNVYDLLHHDKVLVTKEAVAKIEEVLA
- the rpsJ gene encoding 30S ribosomal protein S10 yields the protein MAKQQKIRIRLKAYDHKALDQSAAKIVETAKRTGAMVSGPIPLPTEKNIFTILRSPHVNKDSREQFEMRTHKRLIDILEPTPKTVDALMRLDLPAGVDIEIKL